Proteins from a genomic interval of Desulfuromonas sp.:
- a CDS encoding branched-chain amino acid ABC transporter permease: MKQYSLNILLVIIAVLLLIAAHFGWIDNYIQIVVMTIGINIMMSTSLNLVNGNMGEFTCGHAAFMCVGAYVSSIISVFCFGTKFGAPMLPASSVLIVFPIILLIGGAFAAVSSLLVSIPSFKTRDDYLAIISIAVNYMIISALENMDFIGGSRGFQGMKDTYWAMIDIFDGPWMLFWVINFTIFTVWAIRRFISSTYGKGVNAICQDEVAAEIMSVNTNKIKIINFMVAAGLAGCAGGLYAHIIGYVNPQSFNILKSTEAMVMVYLGGMGSLSGAVISAVLFTCLMEVLRSQAIIDGLLSPITFMFPDWEPSAGVIKWVIIPLLLVIVMQFRPEGIMGNRELSDVFPKLKKFYRFK; encoded by the coding sequence ATGAAACAATATTCTCTCAACATTCTACTGGTCATCATCGCAGTTCTGCTGCTGATCGCGGCGCATTTTGGCTGGATCGACAACTATATCCAGATAGTCGTCATGACCATCGGCATCAACATCATGATGTCGACCAGCCTGAACCTGGTCAACGGCAACATGGGCGAATTCACCTGCGGCCATGCCGCCTTCATGTGCGTCGGAGCCTATGTTTCCTCGATTATCTCTGTCTTCTGTTTCGGCACCAAGTTCGGCGCCCCGATGCTGCCCGCCTCCTCGGTTCTGATCGTTTTCCCGATCATTCTGCTGATCGGTGGTGCGTTTGCCGCGGTCTCTTCCCTGCTGGTTTCGATCCCTTCGTTTAAAACCCGCGACGACTACCTGGCGATCATCTCGATCGCGGTTAACTATATGATCATTTCAGCGCTGGAAAACATGGACTTCATCGGCGGCTCGCGTGGTTTCCAGGGGATGAAGGACACCTACTGGGCAATGATCGACATCTTCGACGGCCCCTGGATGCTGTTCTGGGTCATCAACTTCACCATTTTCACCGTTTGGGCGATTCGCCGCTTCATCAGTTCCACCTACGGCAAAGGAGTCAACGCGATCTGCCAGGATGAAGTTGCGGCCGAGATCATGAGCGTCAACACAAACAAGATCAAGATCATCAACTTCATGGTTGCCGCCGGGTTGGCAGGCTGTGCTGGCGGTCTCTACGCCCACATCATCGGCTACGTCAACCCGCAGTCCTTCAACATTCTCAAATCGACCGAAGCGATGGTGATGGTCTATCTCGGCGGCATGGGCTCCCTCTCCGGTGCCGTTATTTCCGCCGTGCTGTTCACCTGCCTGATGGAAGTGCTGCGCTCCCAGGCGATCATCGATGGCCTGCTGTCTCCAATCACCTTCATGTTCCCGGACTGGGAGCCTTCGGCCGGTGTCATCAAGTGGGTCATTATTCCGCTGCTGCTGGTCATCGTGATGCAATTTCGCCCGGAAGGGATCATGGGCAACCGTGAGTTGTCCGATGTGTTTCCGAAGTTGAAAAAGTTTTACAGGTTTAAATAA
- the livG gene encoding high-affinity branched-chain amino acid ABC transporter ATP-binding protein LivG (Part of the ABC transporter complexes LivFGHMJ and LivFGHMK involved in the high-affinity transport of branched-chain amino acids; LivFGHMK is specific for the transport of leucine, while LivFGHMJ is a transporter for leucine, isoleucine, and valine), whose protein sequence is MVQTQLQTETSPVLEIHGMTQQFGGLRAVSDFNVKLQPGQLTGLIGPNGAGKTTVFNLVSGFYQPTIGKIFINGQPTAGLKPHKVTSLGVARTFQNIRLWNDMTVLDNIRVAQHYWLGYGFFSSVFRSKRYKQREAQISEEANELLEVFDLKRFADELPKNLPYGTQRKLEIARALSSHPKLLLLDEPAAGLNSADAKELIRLVRWIHETFDVTIWMIEHHMDVMMELATQIKVIDFGETIAEGTPDEIRNNQAVITAYLGDDNI, encoded by the coding sequence ATGGTACAGACCCAATTACAGACAGAGACCTCGCCGGTTCTCGAAATCCACGGCATGACCCAGCAGTTCGGCGGTCTAAGAGCCGTCTCCGACTTTAACGTCAAGCTACAGCCCGGCCAACTGACCGGCCTGATCGGCCCCAACGGCGCCGGAAAAACTACCGTCTTCAACCTGGTGAGTGGCTTCTATCAACCAACGATCGGTAAAATCTTCATCAATGGGCAACCGACTGCCGGCCTTAAACCGCATAAAGTCACTTCGCTCGGCGTCGCCCGTACCTTCCAGAACATCCGCCTCTGGAACGACATGACGGTACTCGACAACATCCGCGTCGCGCAACACTACTGGCTCGGCTACGGCTTTTTCAGCAGCGTCTTCCGCAGCAAACGTTACAAACAGCGGGAAGCACAGATCTCCGAAGAAGCGAATGAGTTGCTCGAAGTCTTTGACCTGAAACGCTTTGCTGACGAGTTGCCGAAGAACCTCCCCTACGGCACCCAGCGCAAACTGGAGATTGCCCGCGCGCTGTCGAGCCACCCGAAACTGCTGCTCCTTGACGAGCCGGCTGCCGGACTCAACTCGGCCGACGCGAAAGAGTTGATCCGCCTGGTCCGCTGGATTCACGAAACTTTTGATGTGACCATCTGGATGATTGAACACCACATGGACGTCATGATGGAACTGGCCACGCAGATCAAGGTGATCGACTTCGGTGAAACCATCGCTGAAGGAACACCAGACGAAATCCGCAACAACCAGGCGGTCATCACCGCCTACCTGGGAGACGATAATATCTGA
- a CDS encoding ABC transporter ATP-binding protein, translating into MLLQVENLEVKYGNIQALHGISFHVNEGEIVTLIGANGAGKTTSLYTITRLPPPEAPRVVGGDIKFQGESILKTRPSDVVKKLNLALSPEGRRIFGNLSVMENLKLATYSREKNADLDAEYERIFDLFPRLKERRNQRSESLSGGEQQMLAVCRALMTGCKILLLDEPSMGLAPVLKYELFRKLKQLNEDGMTILLVEQNANLALHLAHRGYVLDTGNIVAEGNGQQLLENPDVKKAYLGG; encoded by the coding sequence ATGCTTCTGCAAGTCGAAAATCTCGAAGTTAAATACGGCAATATCCAGGCGCTGCATGGCATCAGCTTTCACGTCAATGAAGGCGAGATCGTCACCCTGATCGGCGCCAACGGTGCCGGCAAAACCACCAGCCTCTACACCATCACCCGGCTACCACCGCCGGAAGCACCGCGGGTGGTCGGCGGCGATATCAAGTTCCAGGGGGAGTCTATTCTCAAGACCCGCCCGAGCGACGTAGTGAAGAAGCTGAACCTTGCTCTCTCGCCGGAAGGCCGACGGATCTTCGGCAACCTGTCGGTCATGGAGAACCTCAAGCTGGCCACCTACTCCCGCGAGAAGAACGCCGACCTGGATGCCGAGTATGAACGGATTTTCGACCTGTTCCCGCGCCTCAAAGAACGCCGCAACCAGCGCAGCGAGTCGCTCAGTGGCGGCGAGCAGCAGATGCTAGCGGTCTGCCGCGCCCTGATGACCGGCTGCAAAATCCTCCTCCTTGATGAGCCGTCGATGGGTCTGGCACCGGTACTCAAGTACGAGCTGTTCCGCAAGCTGAAGCAACTCAACGAAGACGGAATGACAATTCTGCTGGTCGAACAGAACGCTAACCTGGCACTACACCTGGCGCACCGCGGTTATGTTCTCGATACCGGGAATATTGTTGCCGAAGGGAACGGCCAGCAGTTACTCGAAAATCCCGACGTCAAAAAGGCTTATCTGGGTGGCTGA